In Bosea vestrisii, the following are encoded in one genomic region:
- a CDS encoding type VI secretion system Vgr family protein: MPAALGQTKRLASFTTPAGQDVFSLLKFEAREALSELFVYQVDATCTTANADLQSLIGEKCAVKMTLKNGKERIFNGVLIEAQWLGRENDLDHYRFVLRPWLWLLSQRSDCRIFKNKTAIDIIKLIFGKEDKASFGDRVSEKPPVIDYCVQYRESDLDFVLRLMEKYGIYYYFQHTEGDHKLILSDARGSHDTVTAAAEPTFAGAGSAYPFMPKDKSQRRPIEHLTQWSAQRRLRTGKVELKDYDFEKSTSDLTARAEEGFPRTKAYEAYDYPGAYLERGKGEKLARIQAQAEQAQDERRLAVGDAPSLNPGTLMTLTDHAVGAENAEYLVVRATHAYGVQSYRSSKRSDEAIYHGSYELQKADKRFRAPLVTPSPLVIGPDTAKVVGEKNKGEEGDIDVDKYGCVWLRFHWDREKESTSCRVRVAQAWSGKNWGGQIIPRIGQEVVVSYIGGDPDRPIITGAVVNDQHMPPYDLPANKTQSGLKSESTDGGGKSGKFNEIKFEDLAGKEVFSMQAERDHKTEVFNLETRDVGKSFEGGPTDFARTTQILSGSDKLHVKQGKRYVEAALEIKLVCGESEITMTPTDITISSPMITIKSTAKTEINGGGMTVITGGVVKIN; encoded by the coding sequence ATGCCCGCCGCCCTTGGACAAACGAAAAGACTTGCCTCTTTTACGACGCCGGCAGGACAAGATGTCTTTTCGCTTCTCAAGTTTGAGGCGCGGGAAGCTCTCAGCGAATTATTCGTCTATCAGGTCGATGCCACGTGCACGACTGCGAATGCCGACCTGCAAAGCTTGATCGGCGAGAAATGCGCCGTAAAAATGACGCTGAAGAACGGGAAGGAACGGATCTTCAACGGTGTTCTGATCGAGGCCCAATGGCTTGGCCGGGAGAATGATCTCGACCATTACCGCTTCGTGCTGCGCCCTTGGCTCTGGCTGCTCTCGCAGCGCTCGGATTGCCGCATTTTCAAGAACAAGACCGCGATCGACATCATCAAATTGATCTTCGGGAAGGAAGACAAGGCGAGCTTCGGCGACCGCGTCAGCGAGAAGCCGCCGGTGATCGATTACTGCGTGCAGTATCGCGAGAGCGATCTCGACTTCGTCCTGCGTTTGATGGAGAAGTACGGCATCTACTACTACTTCCAGCACACCGAAGGCGATCACAAGCTTATCCTCTCGGATGCCCGCGGCTCCCATGACACGGTCACCGCGGCCGCGGAGCCGACCTTCGCAGGAGCCGGCAGCGCCTATCCGTTCATGCCGAAGGACAAGAGCCAGCGGCGCCCTATCGAGCACTTGACGCAATGGTCGGCGCAACGGCGACTTCGCACCGGCAAGGTCGAGCTGAAGGACTATGATTTCGAGAAATCGACCTCCGACCTGACAGCCCGGGCCGAGGAAGGTTTCCCCCGCACCAAGGCTTACGAGGCCTACGACTATCCGGGCGCCTATCTGGAGCGCGGCAAAGGCGAAAAACTCGCCCGAATCCAGGCCCAGGCCGAACAGGCCCAGGACGAGCGTCGCCTTGCCGTGGGGGATGCCCCGAGCCTCAACCCTGGCACATTGATGACGCTGACCGATCACGCGGTCGGAGCCGAGAATGCCGAGTATCTGGTGGTGCGCGCCACGCATGCCTATGGCGTGCAGAGCTATCGTTCGTCGAAGCGCTCGGACGAGGCGATCTATCACGGCTCCTACGAGTTGCAGAAGGCCGACAAGCGCTTCCGCGCCCCCTTGGTCACCCCCTCGCCGCTCGTGATCGGTCCCGATACGGCAAAAGTGGTGGGCGAGAAGAACAAGGGCGAGGAAGGCGACATCGACGTCGACAAATATGGCTGCGTCTGGCTGCGCTTCCATTGGGACCGCGAAAAGGAGTCGACCTCCTGTCGGGTTCGCGTCGCGCAGGCCTGGTCGGGCAAGAACTGGGGCGGGCAGATCATCCCGCGCATCGGACAGGAGGTCGTCGTCTCCTATATCGGCGGTGATCCGGACCGGCCGATCATCACGGGCGCAGTGGTCAATGACCAGCACATGCCGCCCTATGATCTGCCCGCCAACAAGACCCAGTCGGGGCTGAAGTCGGAATCGACCGATGGCGGCGGCAAATCGGGCAAGTTCAACGAGATCAAGTTCGAGGATCTCGCCGGCAAGGAGGTCTTCTCCATGCAGGCCGAGCGCGACCACAAGACCGAGGTCTTCAATCTCGAGACCCGCGATGTCGGCAAGAGTTTCGAGGGCGGCCCGACCGATTTTGCCCGCACGACGCAGATCCTGAGCGGCAGCGACAAGCTGCACGTCAAACAGGGCAAGCGCTATGTCGAGGCGGCGCTGGAGATCAAGCTGGTCTGCGGCGAGAGTGAGATCACGATGACCCCGACCGACATCACCATCTCCTCGCCGATGATCACGATAAAGAGCACAGCCAAGACCGAAATCAACGGTGGTGGCATGACCGTCATCACCGGCGGCGTCGTCAAGATCAACTGA
- a CDS encoding OmpA family protein → MRKQALVMVSAALAAGFCALSPLSAQAQAYKADDIVKHFGPATPNLGVSRGLCVGTEAECNKAGHVVKPASAFDLIVKFKYNSDVLESEAKVNLDEFAKALKDPQLAASSFLVEGHTDASGTADYNLSLSERRAKAVVRYLSDRGVDTAKLVPRGLGQSKPVVADKFSADNRRVETRLQVE, encoded by the coding sequence ATGCGCAAGCAGGCCCTTGTCATGGTTAGTGCCGCTCTTGCCGCAGGCTTCTGCGCGCTGTCGCCTCTTTCGGCGCAGGCCCAAGCCTACAAGGCGGACGACATCGTCAAGCACTTTGGGCCCGCGACGCCCAATCTCGGCGTTTCGCGTGGCTTGTGTGTCGGCACCGAAGCCGAATGCAACAAGGCCGGCCATGTTGTGAAGCCGGCCAGCGCTTTCGACCTCATCGTCAAGTTCAAGTACAATTCTGACGTGCTCGAGTCTGAGGCGAAGGTGAATCTCGACGAGTTCGCCAAGGCGCTCAAGGACCCGCAGCTCGCGGCGAGCAGCTTCCTGGTCGAGGGGCATACCGACGCCAGCGGCACGGCTGATTACAATCTGAGCCTCTCGGAACGCCGGGCCAAGGCGGTCGTGCGCTATCTGAGCGATCGCGGCGTCGATACCGCCAAGCTCGTCCCGCGCGGTCTTGGTCAGAGCAAGCCCGTGGTCGCTGACAAGTTCTCTGCCGATAATCGCCGGGTCGAGACGCGGCTCCAAGTGGAATGA